The following proteins are encoded in a genomic region of Pleomorphomonas sp. T1.2MG-36:
- a CDS encoding Re/Si-specific NAD(P)(+) transhydrogenase subunit alpha, giving the protein MKIAVLKEPDPEEGRVAITPETAKRFIGLGATVFVEAGAGLRSLILDFDYTMVGAVMTETAADTVRDADVVLTVRRPSPDVLSQLKKGALAIAMMDPYGDDAAIKAMADTGVTAFAMEFMPRITRAQVMDVLSSQANLAGYQAVIDAASEYGRAFPMMMTAAGTVPAARVFVMGAGVAGLQAIATARRLGAVVTATDVRPAAKEQVESLGAKFVAVEDEEFKQAETAAGYAKPMSAEYQAKQAALVAEHIKKQDIVITTALIPGRPAPRLVSADMVKSMKPGSVLVDLAVERGGNVEGARLGEVVTTPEGIRIVGHKNVPGRIAATASQLYAKNLFAFVETLIDKKDKVLAVNWDDELVKATALTREGAVIHPAFLN; this is encoded by the coding sequence ATGAAGATTGCGGTGTTGAAAGAACCCGATCCCGAGGAGGGACGCGTTGCCATCACGCCCGAGACGGCCAAGCGCTTTATCGGCCTTGGTGCCACCGTGTTCGTGGAGGCCGGAGCGGGCCTGCGGTCGCTTATCCTGGACTTCGACTACACGATGGTCGGCGCCGTGATGACCGAGACCGCCGCGGACACCGTACGCGATGCCGACGTGGTTCTGACCGTGCGACGTCCGTCGCCGGATGTGCTGTCCCAGCTCAAGAAGGGCGCGCTCGCCATCGCCATGATGGATCCCTATGGCGACGATGCCGCCATCAAGGCCATGGCCGACACCGGCGTCACCGCCTTCGCCATGGAGTTCATGCCGCGCATCACCCGAGCGCAGGTGATGGACGTTCTCTCGAGCCAGGCCAACCTCGCCGGCTATCAGGCGGTGATCGATGCCGCCTCCGAGTATGGCCGCGCCTTTCCGATGATGATGACGGCGGCCGGCACGGTGCCGGCGGCGCGCGTCTTCGTGATGGGCGCCGGCGTTGCCGGTCTTCAGGCCATCGCCACCGCCCGGCGTCTCGGCGCCGTGGTGACGGCGACCGACGTGCGCCCCGCCGCCAAGGAGCAGGTTGAAAGCCTGGGCGCCAAGTTCGTCGCCGTCGAGGACGAGGAATTCAAGCAGGCCGAGACGGCGGCGGGCTACGCCAAGCCGATGTCGGCCGAATACCAGGCCAAGCAGGCAGCGCTGGTCGCCGAGCACATCAAGAAGCAGGACATCGTCATCACCACGGCGCTGATCCCGGGCCGGCCGGCGCCGCGCCTCGTTTCGGCGGACATGGTGAAGTCGATGAAGCCGGGCTCGGTGCTGGTCGACCTCGCCGTCGAGCGTGGCGGCAACGTCGAAGGCGCGCGTCTCGGCGAGGTGGTGACGACGCCGGAGGGCATCCGCATCGTCGGCCACAAGAACGTGCCCGGCCGCATCGCCGCCACCGCCTCCCAGCTCTACGCCAAGAACCTCTTCGCCTTCGTCGAGACGCTGATCGACAAGAAGGACAAGGTTCTGGCCGTCAACTGGGACGACGAACTCGTCAAGGCGACCGCGCTGACGCGCGAGGGCGCCGTCATCCATCCCGCCTTTCTGAACTGA
- a CDS encoding sigma-54-dependent transcriptional regulator, protein MAARILIVDDDPIQRRLLEEAVKRFGHEAVTADGGEAGLAMLAAARGDFHLMILDLVMPDLDGMAVLERLAKAGETIPVIVQTSRGSIDTVVGAMRAGAFDFIVKPVNHERLAVSIQNALKVTALEGEIRRARRPATSGLGFRDIITKSPEMARVLRLGERAATSGIPILIEGESGVGKELVARAIQNASDRRTKPFVTVNCGAIPENLVQSTLFGHEKGAFTGAIDRHTGKFQEAHTGTLFLDEVGELPLDIQVQLLRAIQEGEIEPVGARRSQKVDFRLISATNRRLLDMVKEGRFREDLYYRLNVYPIFVPPLRDRREDIPLLVDHFVSRFAAEEGKRRITGIRPDAVAMLSAFNWPGNIRQLENAVFRAVILGDGGELTVDEFPQIAAQTGHVSALRRVEGTDAPLTDPLVIETAPQTVAAEDGLIGVAVHSGPGNDPAPFGFLRSLADDGHVRQLVAIEEEMIRLAIDHYGGRMAEVARRLGIGRSTLYRKLKEYGLADGEDDDTGVAAE, encoded by the coding sequence ATGGCCGCTCGCATCCTGATCGTCGACGACGATCCGATTCAGCGCCGCCTCCTCGAGGAGGCCGTCAAGCGCTTCGGTCACGAGGCGGTCACCGCCGACGGCGGCGAGGCCGGTCTTGCCATGCTGGCCGCCGCACGCGGCGATTTCCATCTGATGATTCTCGACCTCGTCATGCCCGACCTCGACGGCATGGCGGTGCTCGAACGCCTGGCCAAGGCCGGCGAAACCATTCCGGTGATCGTCCAGACCTCGCGCGGCTCCATCGACACGGTGGTCGGCGCCATGCGGGCCGGCGCCTTCGACTTCATCGTCAAGCCGGTCAACCACGAGCGCCTCGCCGTCTCGATCCAGAACGCGTTGAAGGTCACGGCGCTAGAAGGCGAGATTCGCCGCGCCCGCCGGCCGGCAACCTCCGGCCTCGGCTTCCGCGACATCATCACCAAGAGCCCGGAGATGGCCCGCGTCCTGCGCCTCGGCGAACGCGCCGCCACCTCGGGCATTCCCATCCTGATCGAGGGGGAGAGCGGCGTCGGCAAGGAACTGGTCGCCCGCGCCATCCAGAATGCGTCCGATCGCCGAACCAAGCCCTTCGTCACCGTCAACTGCGGCGCCATTCCGGAAAACCTCGTCCAGAGCACGCTGTTCGGCCACGAGAAGGGGGCATTCACCGGCGCCATCGACCGTCACACCGGCAAGTTCCAGGAAGCGCACACCGGCACGCTGTTCCTCGACGAGGTCGGCGAACTGCCACTCGACATCCAGGTCCAGCTGCTGCGCGCCATCCAGGAAGGCGAGATCGAGCCGGTCGGCGCCCGCCGGTCGCAGAAGGTGGATTTCCGCCTGATCTCCGCCACCAACCGGCGCCTTCTCGACATGGTCAAGGAAGGTCGGTTCCGCGAGGACCTCTACTACCGCCTCAACGTCTACCCCATCTTCGTGCCGCCGCTGCGCGACCGTCGCGAGGACATACCGCTGCTGGTCGATCACTTCGTGTCGCGTTTCGCCGCCGAGGAGGGCAAGCGTCGCATCACCGGCATCCGGCCCGACGCCGTCGCCATGCTCAGCGCCTTCAACTGGCCGGGCAACATCCGCCAGTTGGAAAACGCCGTCTTCCGGGCGGTCATCCTCGGCGACGGCGGCGAACTGACCGTCGACGAATTCCCGCAGATCGCCGCGCAGACCGGCCACGTCTCGGCCCTTCGCCGGGTCGAGGGAACCGACGCGCCGCTGACCGACCCCTTGGTCATCGAGACGGCCCCGCAAACGGTGGCGGCCGAGGACGGCCTCATCGGCGTCGCCGTCCACTCTGGCCCCGGTAACGACCCTGCCCCCTTCGGCTTCCTGCGCTCGCTGGCCGACGATGGCCACGTGCGCCAGCTCGTCGCCATCGAGGAGGAGATGATCCGCCTCGCCATCGACCATTACGGCGGCCGCATGGCCGAAGTGGCGCGTCGCCTCGGCATCGGCCGCTCGACGCTCTACCGCAAACTCAAGGAATATGGCCTCGCCGACGGCGAGGACGATGACACGGGTGTGGCCGCCGAGTAA
- a CDS encoding M3 family oligoendopeptidase, with product MSRFRLPRPVFHPADAGAVAEALPEWDLSALYASPDDPAIERDIEAAADAARDLAGRAKGRLEAILKAPDGAAVFAALIADYEKLQDLLGRVMSYAGLLYSGDTTDPQRMKFYGDVQEKITAISSGLLFFELEINRIDDGLIEAGFADPALAHYRPWLTDIRLDKPYQLEDRVEELFHEKSITAYSAWNRLFDETIAGLRFPVDGEDLAIEPTLHLLQETDPAKRKAAAEALGNVFSDNIGIFARITNTLAKDKEISDRWRGFKDIADSRHLANRVEREVVDALVEAVRAAYPRLSHRYYQLKARWMGGETMPYWDRNAPLPGAVTRQVSWGEAKATVLDAYGRFSPKMADIARRFFDERWIDAPVRPGKSPGAFAHPTVPSAHPYVLLNYLGRTRDVMTLAHELGHGVHQVLAGRQGALMAPTPLTLAETASVFGEMLTFQSLLRNAATPAEKRTLLASKVEDMLNTVVRQIAFYSFERKVHAARREGELTADRINEAWLSVQGESLGPAITVGPGYETFWAYIPHFIHSPFYVYAYAFGDCLVNSLYAVFETAEAGFQDKYFAMLEAGGTKHHTELLKPFGLDASDPAFWQMGLSVIERMIGELEVLDASIARQG from the coding sequence ATGAGCCGTTTCCGTCTGCCCCGTCCCGTCTTCCATCCTGCCGATGCCGGCGCCGTAGCCGAGGCACTGCCGGAGTGGGATCTGTCGGCGCTTTACGCCTCGCCCGACGATCCGGCCATCGAGCGCGACATCGAGGCGGCGGCCGATGCCGCCAGGGATCTCGCCGGTCGGGCCAAGGGGCGGCTGGAGGCGATCCTCAAGGCGCCGGACGGCGCCGCCGTCTTCGCCGCGCTGATCGCCGACTACGAGAAGCTGCAGGATCTTCTGGGCCGGGTGATGTCCTATGCCGGTCTTCTTTATTCGGGCGACACCACCGATCCCCAGCGCATGAAGTTCTACGGCGACGTCCAGGAGAAGATCACCGCCATCTCCTCCGGCCTGCTGTTCTTCGAACTGGAAATCAACCGGATCGACGACGGCCTGATCGAGGCCGGCTTCGCCGATCCGGCGCTCGCCCACTACCGGCCCTGGCTCACCGACATTCGCCTCGACAAGCCCTATCAGCTCGAGGACCGGGTGGAGGAGCTGTTCCACGAGAAGTCGATCACCGCCTATTCGGCCTGGAACCGCCTGTTCGACGAGACCATCGCCGGCCTGCGCTTCCCCGTCGACGGCGAGGACCTGGCGATCGAGCCGACCCTGCACCTGCTGCAGGAGACGGACCCGGCCAAGCGCAAGGCGGCGGCCGAGGCGCTCGGCAACGTGTTCAGCGACAACATCGGCATCTTCGCCCGCATCACCAACACGCTCGCCAAGGACAAGGAGATTTCCGACCGTTGGCGCGGCTTCAAGGACATCGCCGACTCGCGTCATCTTGCCAACCGCGTCGAGCGCGAGGTGGTCGATGCGCTGGTCGAGGCGGTGCGGGCGGCCTATCCGCGCCTCAGCCATCGCTACTACCAGCTCAAGGCGCGCTGGATGGGCGGCGAGACCATGCCTTACTGGGATCGCAACGCGCCGCTGCCCGGCGCGGTCACGCGGCAGGTGTCGTGGGGCGAGGCCAAGGCCACGGTGCTCGACGCCTACGGTCGCTTTTCGCCGAAGATGGCCGACATCGCCCGTCGCTTCTTCGACGAGCGTTGGATCGACGCGCCGGTGCGGCCGGGCAAGTCACCGGGCGCCTTCGCCCATCCGACCGTGCCGTCGGCGCATCCTTACGTGCTGCTCAACTATCTCGGGCGCACGCGCGACGTGATGACGCTGGCCCACGAACTCGGCCACGGCGTGCATCAGGTGCTGGCCGGCCGGCAGGGCGCGCTGATGGCGCCGACACCGCTGACGCTGGCCGAGACGGCCTCGGTGTTCGGCGAGATGCTGACCTTCCAGTCGCTGCTTCGCAATGCGGCGACGCCGGCGGAAAAGCGGACACTGCTCGCCTCCAAGGTCGAGGACATGCTCAACACGGTGGTGCGGCAGATCGCCTTCTATTCGTTCGAGCGCAAGGTGCACGCCGCCCGCCGCGAGGGCGAGCTGACGGCCGACCGCATCAACGAGGCCTGGCTCTCCGTGCAGGGCGAAAGCCTCGGTCCGGCCATCACCGTCGGTCCGGGCTACGAGACCTTCTGGGCCTACATCCCGCATTTCATCCACTCGCCGTTCTACGTCTACGCCTACGCCTTCGGCGATTGCCTGGTGAACTCGCTCTACGCCGTGTTCGAAACGGCCGAGGCCGGGTTCCAGGACAAGTACTTCGCCATGCTGGAGGCCGGCGGCACCAAGCACCACACGGAGCTTCTCAAGCCCTTCGGTCTCGATGCCTCCGATCCCGCCTTCTGGCAGATGGGGCTTTCGGTGATCGAGCGGATGATCGGCGAGCTGGAAGTGCTCGACGCCAGTATCGCCCGGCAGGGCTGA
- a CDS encoding Nramp family divalent metal transporter: MSALSQSAVSVTPSGMTSRTSLAISEALAGRLKGPRAMLAFMGPAVIASIAYMDPGNYATNIGAGAGYGYALIWVVVMANMVAMLFQALSAKLGIVTGRNLAEMSRDRFPFPVVIFMWIVSEIAAMATDLAEFLGGAIGLSLLFGTSLFTGMVITALVTYALLMFDRGGFRPMELIIGGLVGVIGVSYLIEMLIAPIDWSAAAAGAVTPVLPDAGALTLAVGIIGATVMPHAVYLHSGLTQHRVPVRNEGERRKVLKFSNIEVVAALAVAGLVNIAMVMMAASAFHAGHSDVAEIETAYHTLTPLLGAAAAGVFLVSLIASGISSSVVGTMAGQMIMQGFVRMEIPVFVRRLVTMVPAFAVVAAGVNATDALVISQVVLSLSLPVPMIALVLLTRRADIMGSYANGRLTDALAIAATVLVLSLNAVLVAGALGLEIPGLAG, encoded by the coding sequence ATGTCCGCTCTCTCCCAGTCCGCCGTCAGCGTTACCCCCTCCGGAATGACCAGCCGCACGTCGCTGGCGATCTCCGAAGCGCTGGCGGGACGGCTGAAGGGACCACGGGCCATGCTGGCCTTCATGGGTCCTGCGGTGATCGCCTCCATCGCCTACATGGACCCCGGCAACTACGCCACCAACATCGGGGCCGGCGCCGGCTACGGCTACGCGCTGATCTGGGTGGTGGTGATGGCCAACATGGTCGCCATGCTGTTCCAGGCGCTGTCGGCCAAGCTCGGCATCGTCACCGGTCGCAACCTCGCCGAAATGAGCCGCGACCGGTTTCCTTTCCCGGTGGTGATCTTCATGTGGATCGTCTCCGAGATCGCCGCCATGGCCACCGACCTCGCCGAGTTCCTGGGCGGTGCCATCGGCCTGTCGCTGCTGTTCGGCACCTCGCTCTTTACCGGCATGGTGATCACCGCGCTCGTCACCTACGCGCTTCTGATGTTCGATCGCGGCGGTTTCCGGCCGATGGAGCTGATCATCGGCGGGCTCGTCGGCGTCATCGGCGTCAGCTACCTGATCGAGATGCTGATCGCCCCGATCGACTGGTCGGCCGCCGCCGCCGGTGCCGTCACCCCGGTTCTGCCGGATGCCGGCGCGCTGACCCTTGCGGTCGGCATCATCGGCGCCACCGTCATGCCGCACGCCGTCTATCTGCACTCCGGCCTCACCCAGCACCGCGTCCCGGTGCGCAACGAGGGCGAGCGCCGCAAGGTTCTGAAGTTCTCCAACATCGAAGTGGTGGCGGCGCTGGCCGTCGCCGGCCTCGTCAACATCGCCATGGTCATGATGGCCGCCTCGGCCTTCCACGCCGGCCACAGCGACGTCGCCGAGATCGAGACCGCCTATCACACCCTGACCCCGCTGCTCGGCGCCGCCGCGGCTGGCGTGTTCCTGGTGTCGCTGATCGCCTCCGGCATCTCCTCGTCGGTGGTGGGCACCATGGCCGGCCAGATGATCATGCAGGGCTTCGTCCGCATGGAGATCCCGGTGTTCGTCCGCCGCCTCGTCACCATGGTGCCGGCCTTCGCCGTGGTCGCCGCCGGCGTCAATGCCACCGACGCGCTGGTCATCAGCCAGGTGGTGCTGTCGCTGTCGCTGCCGGTGCCGATGATCGCGCTGGTGCTGCTCACCCGCCGGGCCGACATCATGGGCTCCTATGCCAATGGCCGGCTGACCGACGCCCTGGCGATCGCCGCCACCGTGCTGGTGCTGTCGCTCAACGCCGTGCTGGTGGCCGGCGCGCTGGGCCTGGAAATTCCCGGCCTCGCCGGCTGA
- a CDS encoding MATE family efflux transporter: protein MSEQDQAHNPYLHGSLARVFLRTAAPIVLFMAVSGLYTVVDALLLGRLAGPKALTAVTLMFPVMMLIVALQSMVSSGMASIIAREIGAGDIRAAEGTLNAANLLALVVCGVLILALFFVGGPLTHALSEGDPEIARMGFEFTAIMVVFSPFSFFLSIQGDALRSEGKVGTMAAVAIAVTLLNIVFNYILIGPFGLGVAGSAAGTVLAQVVAIAAVLFLRLSGRTRLPLYAHGTGSFLANWKEMLALGAPPSLGLLGISLSSGMIIADIQLWPTADPTATVAAYGVFTRVLTFAFLPLLGITMACQSIAGNNFGAGQHDRVRATLKIAFSVAIVYAAVFESMFVFLARPLGALFVDDPRVIDEVARIMPITTATYAFSAPLMVLGGYYQALGMAGSAAILNLVRTYVIGLPLLALLPVVAGEFGIWIAYPVGDVVMWGVVAALLVWNARRHHLAWGIFHREPA from the coding sequence ATGTCCGAACAAGACCAAGCGCATAATCCCTATCTTCACGGGTCGCTGGCGCGCGTGTTCCTGCGCACAGCCGCACCCATCGTGCTGTTCATGGCCGTGAGCGGCCTCTACACCGTGGTCGACGCACTGCTGCTCGGCCGCCTCGCCGGACCGAAGGCGCTCACCGCCGTGACGCTGATGTTCCCGGTGATGATGCTGATCGTCGCCTTGCAGAGCATGGTGTCGTCCGGCATGGCGTCCATCATCGCCCGCGAGATCGGCGCCGGCGACATCCGCGCCGCCGAGGGCACGCTCAACGCCGCCAACCTTCTGGCCCTCGTCGTCTGCGGCGTGCTGATCCTGGCGCTGTTCTTCGTCGGCGGGCCGCTGACGCACGCCCTGTCGGAAGGCGACCCCGAGATCGCCCGCATGGGCTTCGAGTTCACCGCCATCATGGTGGTATTCTCGCCGTTCAGCTTCTTCCTGTCGATTCAGGGCGACGCATTGCGGTCGGAGGGCAAGGTCGGCACCATGGCCGCCGTCGCCATCGCCGTGACGCTGCTCAACATCGTCTTCAACTACATCCTGATCGGCCCGTTCGGCCTCGGCGTCGCCGGCTCGGCCGCCGGCACGGTGCTGGCTCAGGTGGTGGCGATCGCCGCCGTGCTGTTCCTGCGCCTCAGCGGGCGCACGCGGCTGCCGCTCTACGCCCACGGCACCGGCTCGTTTCTCGCCAACTGGAAGGAGATGCTGGCCCTCGGCGCGCCGCCGTCGCTCGGCCTCCTCGGCATCAGCCTGTCGAGCGGCATGATCATCGCCGACATCCAGCTCTGGCCGACCGCCGATCCGACGGCCACGGTCGCCGCCTACGGCGTGTTCACTCGCGTGTTGACCTTCGCCTTCCTGCCGCTGCTCGGCATCACGATGGCCTGCCAGTCGATCGCCGGCAACAACTTCGGCGCCGGCCAGCACGACCGGGTCAGGGCGACGCTGAAGATCGCCTTCTCCGTCGCGATCGTCTACGCCGCCGTCTTCGAGAGCATGTTCGTGTTTCTCGCCCGGCCGCTCGGCGCGCTGTTCGTCGATGACCCGCGGGTCATCGACGAGGTGGCGCGCATCATGCCGATCACCACCGCCACCTACGCATTCTCGGCGCCGTTGATGGTGCTCGGCGGCTACTATCAGGCGCTCGGCATGGCCGGCAGCGCGGCGATCCTCAACCTCGTCCGCACCTATGTCATCGGCCTGCCGCTGCTCGCGCTGCTACCGGTGGTGGCCGGCGAGTTCGGCATCTGGATCGCCTATCCGGTCGGCGACGTGGTGATGTGGGGCGTGGTGGCCGCCCTGCTGGTCTGGAACGCCCGCCGCCACCACCTCGCCTGGGGCATCTTCCACCGCGAGCCGGCGTGA
- a CDS encoding peroxiredoxin-like family protein produces the protein MSMPARLIPNQPVPPLRVKTVGGPCWRLCDQKPQHFTLVLFYRGLHCGFCKTQLQAYEARYDEFRKLGVRVLAVSADDRERAERTVRDWHLDELTVCWGLTIDQARDWGLYLSEGRGKSYDGIEEPNWFVEPGMFFIKPDGRLYAGFVQTVPVAQPRIDDVIAGIRFAIETASEPPGGADEDACRGEDCGCVEPVKLAVCKG, from the coding sequence ATGTCCATGCCCGCCCGCCTCATTCCGAACCAGCCGGTTCCCCCGCTCAGGGTGAAGACCGTCGGCGGTCCGTGCTGGCGGCTGTGCGACCAGAAGCCTCAGCATTTCACGCTGGTCCTGTTCTATCGTGGCCTGCACTGCGGTTTCTGCAAAACGCAGCTCCAGGCCTACGAGGCGCGCTACGACGAGTTCCGCAAGCTCGGCGTCCGCGTGCTGGCCGTCTCCGCCGACGACCGCGAGCGTGCCGAGAGGACGGTGCGCGACTGGCACCTCGACGAGCTGACGGTCTGCTGGGGCCTGACCATCGATCAGGCGCGCGACTGGGGCCTTTATCTCAGCGAGGGCCGGGGCAAGTCCTATGACGGCATCGAGGAGCCGAACTGGTTCGTCGAGCCCGGCATGTTCTTCATCAAGCCCGACGGCCGCCTCTATGCCGGCTTCGTCCAGACGGTGCCGGTGGCCCAGCCGCGCATCGACGACGTGATCGCCGGCATTCGCTTCGCCATCGAAACCGCCTCCGAACCACCGGGCGGCGCCGATGAGGATGCCTGCCGCGGCGAAGATTGCGGTTGCGTGGAGCCGGTCAAGCTCGCCGTCTGCAAGGGCTGA
- a CDS encoding proton-translocating transhydrogenase family protein → MLTAEQALEQARIAARAAADAARAAEAAANAAADAVASGQAGTTADVAAAAAHALSGGVIDPFVFRLSIFVLAIFVGYYVVWSVTPALHTPLMAVTNAISSVIIVGALLAVGVEFLAPGTGVSRGFGFVAVILASVNIFGGFLVTSRMLAMYKKKH, encoded by the coding sequence ATGCTCACGGCCGAACAGGCCCTTGAACAGGCGCGGATCGCCGCGCGCGCGGCGGCCGACGCCGCCCGCGCCGCCGAAGCCGCTGCCAACGCCGCCGCCGATGCCGTCGCCTCCGGTCAGGCGGGCACCACCGCCGACGTGGCGGCCGCCGCCGCTCATGCCCTGTCGGGCGGGGTGATCGACCCCTTCGTCTTCCGCCTGTCCATCTTCGTGCTGGCGATCTTCGTCGGCTACTACGTGGTCTGGTCGGTGACGCCGGCACTGCACACGCCGCTGATGGCGGTGACCAACGCCATCTCCTCGGTGATCATCGTCGGCGCGCTGCTCGCCGTCGGCGTCGAGTTCCTGGCGCCGGGCACCGGCGTGTCGCGCGGCTTCGGCTTCGTCGCCGTCATCCTGGCATCGGTGAATATCTTCGGTGGCTTCCTGGTCACCAGTCGCATGCTCGCCATGTACAAGAAAAAGCACTGA
- a CDS encoding NAD(P)(+) transhydrogenase (Re/Si-specific) subunit beta produces the protein MTANISAVLYLISGALFILALRGLSSPVTARRGNLLGMLGMAIAIGTTLASIKPSFGAYALIVVGLAIGGGAGAYIARKIAMTAMPQLVAAFHSLVGLAAVLVAAAALYAPEAFGIGLPGSIHGQALVEMSLGVAIGAITFTGSVIAFLKLDGRMSGKPIILPFRHIVNAALAALLVVLVVVLVNTESHFVFWLIVLVSLAFGGLMIIPIGGADMPVVVSMLNSYSGWAAAGIGFTLGNTALIVTGALVGSSGAILSYIMCKGMNRSFVSVILGGFGGETAAASGEVEQRPVKQGSAEDAAFIMKNASKVIIVPGYGMAVAQAQHALREMADKLKAEGVEVKYAIHPVAGRMPGHMNVLLAEASVPYDEVFELEDINSEFAQADVAFVIGANDVTNPAAKTDKTSPIYGMPILDVEKAGTVLFVKRGMGSGYAGVENELFFRDNTMMLFADAKKMVETIVKNLE, from the coding sequence ATGACAGCCAATATATCCGCCGTCCTCTACCTGATCTCCGGAGCGCTGTTCATCCTGGCGCTCAGGGGGCTCTCCAGCCCGGTGACGGCCCGGCGCGGCAACCTTCTCGGCATGCTCGGCATGGCGATCGCCATCGGCACGACGCTCGCCTCGATCAAGCCGTCCTTCGGCGCCTATGCGCTGATCGTCGTCGGCCTCGCCATCGGTGGCGGCGCCGGCGCCTACATCGCGCGCAAGATCGCCATGACGGCCATGCCGCAACTGGTCGCCGCCTTCCACTCGCTGGTCGGCCTCGCCGCCGTGCTGGTGGCCGCAGCGGCGCTCTATGCGCCGGAGGCCTTCGGCATCGGTCTGCCCGGTTCGATCCACGGGCAGGCGCTGGTCGAGATGAGCCTCGGCGTCGCCATCGGCGCCATCACCTTCACCGGCTCGGTGATCGCCTTCCTGAAGCTCGACGGCCGGATGAGCGGCAAGCCCATCATCCTGCCCTTCCGCCACATCGTCAACGCGGCGCTGGCGGCGCTGCTGGTGGTGCTGGTGGTGGTGCTGGTCAACACGGAAAGCCACTTCGTGTTCTGGCTGATCGTGCTGGTGTCGCTGGCCTTCGGCGGCCTCATGATCATCCCGATCGGCGGCGCCGACATGCCCGTCGTGGTCTCCATGCTCAACAGCTACTCGGGCTGGGCGGCGGCCGGCATCGGCTTCACGCTGGGCAACACGGCGCTGATCGTCACCGGCGCGCTGGTCGGCTCGTCGGGCGCCATCCTCAGCTACATCATGTGCAAGGGCATGAACCGCTCGTTCGTCTCCGTCATTCTCGGCGGCTTCGGCGGCGAGACGGCGGCGGCCAGTGGCGAGGTTGAACAGCGGCCGGTCAAGCAGGGTTCGGCCGAGGACGCTGCCTTCATCATGAAGAACGCCTCCAAGGTGATCATCGTGCCGGGCTACGGCATGGCGGTGGCCCAGGCCCAGCACGCGCTGCGCGAGATGGCCGACAAGCTGAAGGCGGAGGGCGTCGAGGTGAAGTACGCCATCCACCCGGTGGCCGGTCGCATGCCCGGCCACATGAACGTGCTGCTCGCCGAGGCGTCGGTGCCCTATGACGAGGTGTTCGAGCTCGAGGACATCAACTCCGAGTTCGCGCAGGCCGACGTCGCCTTCGTCATCGGCGCCAACGACGTGACCAACCCCGCCGCCAAGACGGACAAGACCTCGCCGATCTACGGCATGCCGATCCTCGACGTCGAGAAGGCCGGCACGGTGCTGTTCGTCAAGCGCGGCATGGGCTCGGGCTATGCCGGCGTCGAGAACGAGCTGTTCTTCCGCGACAACACCATGATGCTGTTCGCCGACGCCAAGAAGATGGTGGAGACCATCGTCAAGAACCTCGAATGA
- the mntR gene encoding manganese-binding transcriptional regulator MntR has protein sequence MSRDDLPPGPETASEMTDADRFTNARAIRSTALFEDYTELIADLIEEFGEARITDIARRLGVTHPTANKAVLRLKREGLVISRPYRGVFLTEAGAAMAREVKARHRLVVRLLIAVGVPPEAAEMDAEGIEHYVSETTLKAFEAYLDGRD, from the coding sequence ATGTCGAGGGATGATCTTCCTCCCGGCCCCGAAACCGCCTCGGAGATGACCGACGCCGACCGCTTCACCAACGCTCGCGCCATCCGCTCGACGGCTCTGTTCGAGGACTACACCGAACTGATCGCCGACCTCATCGAGGAATTCGGCGAGGCTCGCATCACCGACATCGCCCGCCGGCTCGGCGTCACCCACCCCACCGCCAACAAGGCGGTGCTCCGCCTGAAGCGCGAGGGCCTGGTGATTTCCCGGCCCTATCGCGGCGTGTTCCTCACCGAAGCCGGCGCCGCCATGGCGCGCGAGGTCAAGGCCCGCCATCGCCTGGTGGTCCGACTGCTGATCGCCGTCGGCGTGCCGCCGGAAGCGGCCGAAATGGACGCCGAGGGCATCGAGCACTACGTCTCCGAGACGACCCTCAAGGCTTTCGAGGCCTACCTCGACGGCCGCGATTGA